One part of the Tolypothrix sp. NIES-4075 genome encodes these proteins:
- a CDS encoding helicase-related protein, whose translation MKSKIAEDLGRLFEVGFNIGILAYIEQNKIKHKFANLYRQELQQLKFPKMRLRVVDKVISTLEREMAETWSTFFLQKGFLSGFNFFHEYLKSTNWLEPHKLKHLEILYYQCRFSGDNSIGTYDIKDDSQWFAEVLSQFENLDNISEYIKDYKQKGEFLNADTLILLRHRRQYRVICVDLSVFSINSNDDVKNLDYIEIIRRLLMRDISYLRSKSVFSNLRIDTESLGLDFSEDLKSYFTAFKYKDKESAKLIQAAGYAHSFHEFMRETGILPDAASVVFNSLGYSDRGISAMSINHENLDVLKTCYQIYKHDSSAKEIPEARKQVLNRIKRSAYHSFERGKLFVDALLEVPADRITFLPPHQEKITGFFNSVAIVTPKLMSQLSLTGVMNLRQAHAELIKKALVSQDTYIFLTGNPGIGKTTAIVDFLKNHIDEGFLFFYVSPRKQVNLDIIEKFKNKETGKLCDERLLAINSHTNLITDNFGRYTVEYTWNQRQGKFVQQSVDFFDSSEIEQIGRGSDRFNKATDDVIQDIGKKSKGVLNSICEAISTIVEDEISNNIIATASIQALKITQTGDTLKHFEKIFRNAYNERENIVFPERMQEISGRIKHLFIMIDEITGDDGGVQFLNGIHQIISTYKLNDSKHGFNTKVIVADASIVDKNVIIQHLSDTSPEPDKIYFRRATETAQPLSIEPLVFKDLAATVINANSYPAKSLSITYKVLIESCKFSDEARFRQKSNLEASLQNEILEDIEGFLNKSDVDQIIVYIQNQRKLAELIEKIKEHRGEFDKFTDYLEIHANISEEEKKEIQKFQETVKVVFMTSSGSRGLSFPKAKHILVEIPKFEIEKNLMEVIQVIYRGRGNDKIDNQDKELVFYLAERSVYYQNDQRLSLQESVLSLLNILLILKASIMTRIFGSGCIGRDNFIIIPIGGKSVLAAGETFSAQMGNLINQLKKEHHRNRSDVLAEKIYTSLEQLLGRAEFTVRNATKSNYLALRESFNRDFYQICHTLDKLLDFGKIEPGYISGSLLVVPIANNTLEETYQMRLLDIANSTDELWQNMLQISHRKSYPESLRSAIKDAIELVKKLRDGVDKTQRLEQFSQRFDQYYALPLYAFISGEAMSEYFANEPNEPEDERFRDILAAYIRLLYPVGNILPIGNNYQDFPFVVFRSYSLEELRQKVFTDKYLLSSNELNVLNLILSRDSVFTP comes from the coding sequence AGGACGTTTGTTTGAAGTAGGTTTTAATATTGGGATTCTTGCCTATATTGAGCAAAACAAAATTAAGCACAAATTTGCAAACTTATATCGTCAGGAATTGCAGCAGCTAAAGTTTCCCAAAATGCGGTTGCGAGTTGTAGATAAAGTTATCAGCACTTTAGAAAGAGAAATGGCTGAAACTTGGAGTACATTCTTTTTACAAAAAGGCTTTTTGAGTGGTTTTAATTTCTTTCATGAATACTTGAAATCTACAAATTGGCTTGAACCTCACAAACTAAAACATTTAGAAATATTATATTACCAATGTAGGTTTAGCGGTGATAACAGCATTGGAACCTACGATATCAAGGATGATAGTCAGTGGTTTGCAGAAGTATTATCTCAATTTGAGAATTTAGATAATATCTCTGAATATATTAAAGATTATAAACAAAAAGGTGAGTTTCTGAATGCAGACACTTTAATACTGCTGCGACATCGGAGACAATATCGGGTTATCTGTGTTGACTTATCGGTGTTTTCTATTAATTCCAATGACGATGTTAAAAACCTGGATTATATAGAAATTATCCGACGTTTATTAATGAGGGATATTAGCTATTTGCGCTCAAAAAGTGTTTTTTCTAATCTCCGCATCGATACAGAATCTTTAGGGTTAGATTTCTCGGAAGATTTAAAGAGTTATTTTACAGCTTTTAAATATAAAGATAAAGAAAGTGCAAAATTAATTCAAGCTGCTGGTTATGCTCATAGCTTTCATGAATTTATGCGGGAAACTGGAATTTTACCTGATGCAGCATCGGTGGTATTCAACTCTCTAGGATATAGCGATCGCGGAATAAGTGCCATGTCTATCAACCACGAAAATTTAGATGTTTTGAAAACCTGTTATCAGATTTACAAACATGACTCAAGTGCGAAAGAAATTCCCGAAGCACGCAAGCAAGTTTTAAATCGCATTAAACGCAGCGCATATCATAGTTTTGAACGTGGTAAACTGTTTGTTGATGCTCTTTTAGAAGTTCCTGCTGATAGGATTACTTTTTTACCTCCTCATCAAGAGAAAATTACTGGGTTTTTCAACTCTGTTGCTATCGTTACCCCAAAGTTGATGTCTCAGTTAAGTCTAACTGGTGTTATGAACTTGCGACAAGCTCATGCTGAACTGATTAAGAAAGCTTTGGTTTCTCAAGATACTTATATATTTTTAACTGGCAATCCTGGTATTGGTAAAACTACAGCGATCGTTGATTTTCTCAAAAATCATATAGATGAAGGTTTTCTCTTCTTTTATGTCAGTCCGAGAAAACAAGTTAACTTGGATATTATCGAGAAATTTAAAAATAAAGAAACCGGGAAGTTATGCGATGAACGGTTATTAGCTATTAATAGCCACACCAATCTCATTACAGATAATTTCGGACGCTATACTGTTGAATATACCTGGAATCAGCGTCAGGGTAAGTTTGTGCAACAGTCCGTAGACTTTTTTGATAGTAGCGAGATTGAGCAAATTGGACGAGGTTCAGATAGGTTCAATAAAGCGACGGATGATGTTATTCAAGATATTGGTAAAAAAAGTAAAGGTGTTTTAAATAGCATTTGTGAGGCGATATCCACGATTGTAGAAGATGAAATTTCAAATAATATTATCGCTACAGCTTCTATCCAAGCTTTAAAGATAACACAAACTGGCGACACTTTGAAGCATTTCGAGAAAATCTTTAGAAATGCTTACAACGAAAGAGAAAATATAGTCTTTCCTGAGAGGATGCAAGAGATTTCGGGGAGAATAAAGCATCTATTCATCATGATAGATGAAATAACAGGGGATGATGGGGGAGTTCAGTTTTTAAATGGAATTCATCAGATTATATCTACGTATAAATTAAATGATAGCAAACACGGTTTCAATACTAAAGTAATTGTTGCCGATGCTTCTATCGTTGATAAAAATGTTATAATCCAACATCTTTCTGACACATCACCCGAACCAGACAAAATATATTTTCGTCGTGCTACAGAAACTGCTCAACCTCTTTCAATTGAACCATTAGTATTTAAAGATTTAGCCGCAACTGTTATTAATGCTAACTCCTACCCTGCAAAAAGTTTATCTATCACCTATAAAGTATTGATCGAGTCTTGCAAGTTTAGTGATGAAGCGCGTTTCAGACAAAAATCTAACTTAGAAGCAAGTTTGCAAAACGAGATTTTAGAAGATATCGAAGGTTTTTTGAATAAGTCGGATGTTGACCAGATAATAGTTTACATCCAAAATCAGCGCAAATTAGCAGAACTGATTGAAAAAATTAAAGAACATCGGGGAGAATTTGATAAGTTCACCGATTACCTTGAGATACACGCTAATATATCTGAAGAGGAAAAGAAAGAAATACAAAAGTTTCAAGAAACGGTAAAAGTAGTTTTTATGACTTCTTCCGGAAGTCGGGGTTTATCTTTCCCCAAAGCTAAACACATTCTGGTAGAAATTCCCAAGTTTGAGATTGAGAAAAATCTCATGGAAGTAATTCAGGTAATTTATAGAGGTCGTGGAAATGATAAGATAGACAATCAAGATAAAGAGCTAGTTTTTTATTTAGCTGAACGTTCAGTTTATTATCAGAATGACCAGCGATTATCTTTACAAGAAAGTGTGCTGAGTCTGTTAAATATCTTATTAATTTTGAAAGCTTCTATAATGACCAGAATTTTTGGCTCTGGTTGCATAGGACGCGATAATTTTATCATTATACCTATAGGTGGTAAGTCTGTTTTAGCTGCTGGGGAAACATTTTCTGCTCAAATGGGAAATCTCATCAACCAACTGAAGAAAGAACATCATAGAAACAGAAGTGATGTTTTAGCAGAAAAGATTTATACAAGTTTAGAACAGCTATTAGGACGGGCAGAATTTACTGTTAGGAATGCAACTAAATCTAATTATCTAGCGCTGCGGGAGTCTTTCAACCGCGATTTTTATCAAATATGTCATACTCTAGATAAGTTACTTGATTTTGGCAAAATTGAACCGGGATACATTAGTGGTAGTCTGCTGGTAGTACCTATTGCTAACAACACTTTAGAAGAAACTTATCAAATGCGGTTGCTGGATATCGCAAATTCTACTGATGAATTGTGGCAAAATATGCTGCAAATTAGCCACCGCAAATCTTACCCGGAGAGTTTGCGCTCTGCTATTAAAGATGCTATAGAGTTAGTCAAAAAGCTCAGGGATGGAGTTGACAAAACACAGAGACTGGAACAGTTTAGCCAGCGTTTTGACCAGTATTATGCATTGCCATTATACGCATTTATTAGCGGCGAGGCTATGAGTGAATATTTTGCGAATGAACCTAATGAACCTGAAGATGAACGCTTCCGAGATATTTTAGCTGCATATATCCGCTTGCTGTATCCTGTTGGTAATATTTTGCCTATTGGTAACAATTATCAAGATTTTCCTTTTGTTGTTTTTAGAAGTTACAGTTTAGAAGAACTGAGGCAAAAAGTTTTTACAGACAAGTATCTTTTAAGTTCTAATGAGTTAAATGTACTAAATTTAATTCTGTCTAGAGATAGTGTTTTCACACCCTAG